A window of Anomalospiza imberbis isolate Cuckoo-Finch-1a 21T00152 chromosome 4, ASM3175350v1, whole genome shotgun sequence contains these coding sequences:
- the NDNF gene encoding protein NDNF has translation MLLLRCPLPLLLLLLPLDSRPQKLPTRDEELFQMQIRDKAFFHDSSVIPDGAEISSYLFRDTPKRYFFVVEEDNTPLAVTVTPCDAPLEWKLSVQELPEEASGEGSGDPEPLEQQKQQITSEEGTELFSYKGNDVEYFVSSSSPSGLYQLDLLSTEKDTHFKVYATTTPESDQPYPELPYDPRIDVTSLGRTTVTLAWKPSPTASLLRQPIQYCIVINKEHNFKSLCAVEAKLSSDDAFMMAPKPGLDFSPFDFAHFGFPADNNSGKERGFLKSSKFGRQMSPKPRVDLHRVCIGNKNIFTVSNLKPDTQYYFDMFAVNTNTNMSTAYVGTFARTKEEAKQKTVELKDGKVTDVFIKRKGVKFLRFAPVSSHQKVTFSIHSCLDAVQIQVRRDGKLLLSQSVEGVRQFQLRGKAKAKYLIRLKGSKKGASMLKILATTRPNKQSFPSLPEDTRIKAFDKLRTCSSVTVAWLGTQERNKFCIYKREVDDNYNEEQKKREQNQCLGPDTRKKSEKVLCKYFHSQNIQKAVTTETIRGLQPGKSYLLDVYVIGHGGHSVKYQSKLVKTRKFC, from the exons ATGCTCCTGCTGCGCTGCCCGCTGccgctcctcctgctgctgctgccgctcgaCTCCAGGCCCCAGAAGTTGCCCACCAGGGATGAAGAGCTCTTCCAGATGCAGATCCGGGACAAGGCATTCTTTCACGACTCGTCAGTCATCCCTGATGGAGCCGAAATCAGCAGCTACCTCTTCCGAGACACCCCCAAAAG GTACTTCTTCGTGGTTGAAGAGGACAACACTCCCTtagcagtgacagtgacaccgtGTGATGCCCCTCTGGAGTGGAAACTGAGTGTGCAGGAGCTCCCAGAGGAAGCCAGTGGGGAAGGATCAG GTGATCCAGAGCCCCTTGAGCAACAGAAACAGCAGATTACCAGTGAGGAAGGCACGGAGCTCTTCTCCTACAAAGGCAACGACGTGGAGTACTTTGTGTCCTCTAGTTCCCCCTCTGGGCTGTACCAGCTGGATCTGCTGTCGACAGAGAAAGACACCCATTTTAAAGTGTATGCAACCACAACTCCAGAGTCGGACCAGCCTTATCCTGAGTTACCTTACGATCCCAGAATTGATGTCACCTCTCTGGGACGTACAACGGTGACGCTGGCATGGAAACCGAGCCCCACGGCCTCCTTACTGAGACAACCCATCCAGTACTGCATAGTCATCAACAAAGAGCACAACTTCAAAAGCCTCTGTGCTGTCGAAGCCAAGCTCAGCTCTGACGATGCCTTCATGATGGCTCCAAAGCCAGGTCTGGATTTCAGTCCCTTTGACTTTGCCCATTTTGGCTTCCCTGCAGACAACAACTCTGGCAAGGAACGTGGTTTCCTAAAATCATCCAAGTTTGGGCGGcaaatgtccccaaagccaAGAGTTGACCTGCATAGAGTTTGTATTGGGAACAAGAATATCTTCACCGTGTCCAACCTGAAGCCAGACACGCAGTACTACTTTGACATGTTTGCAGTGAACACCAACACCAACATGAGCACCGCCTATGTCGGAACCTTTGCCAGGACCAAGGAGGAGGCGAAGCAGAAAACAGTTGAGCTGAAGGATGGCAAAGTTACAGATGTGTTCATCAAAAGAAAGGGAGTCAAATTTCTACGTTTTGCCCCTGTTTCATCTCACCAAAAAGTCACCTTTTCCATTCATTCCTGCCTGGATGCTGTTCAGATCCAAGTTAGGAGAGATGGAAAACTTCTCTTGTCTCAAAGTGTGGAGGGCGTGCGGCAGTTCCAGCTCCGggggaaagcaaaagcaaaatacCTTATTAGGCTGAAGGGCAGCAAGAAAGGTGCTTCCATGCTGAAGATCCTGGCTACAACCAGGCCTAACAAGCAGtcattcccttcccttcctgaaGACACGCGGATCAAAGCCTTTGACAAGCTCCGCACGTGTTCCTCGGTCACCGTGGCGTGGCTGGGCACGCAGGAGAGGAACAAATTCTGCATCTACAAGAGGGAAGTGGATGACAATTACAAcgaagagcagaagaaaagagagCAGAACCAGTGCTTGGGTCCAGACACAAGGAAGAAGTCGGAAAAGGTTCTGTGTAAATACTTCCACAGCCAGAACATCCAGAAAGCAGTGACCACAGAGACAATCAGAGGCCTGCAGCCTGGCAAGTCCTACCTGCTGGATGTTTACGTGATAGGGCACGGTGGGCACTCAGTGAAATACCAGAGCAAACTGGTGAAAACAAGGAAGTTCTGTTAG